The following coding sequences lie in one Arthrobacter sp. PGP41 genomic window:
- a CDS encoding FKBP-type peptidyl-prolyl cis-trans isomerase, which translates to MRRLLAILLPGLLLLTACGGSTAEPEPTSVSAGETAKFDSLKLTDNGDKKAPGVEFTKPLEVAEPTIKVVTEGSGETVKANQVANISILALNGTDGTTLEDTFPGEPEPLELNEELKTGSEVIYNAFVGSKVGSSLALAVPGQAASAGAEAQPTQLLVIKVLSAEDVAPVLEKPEGETVTPPAGLPTVTEKDGIPEINVEGVAAPTALVSQDLIKGKGATVKESDTLTVNYVGVTLVGGTKFDSSFERGEPASFPLTGVIKGWTQGLAGKTVGSRVLLVIPKDLAYGDAGQGEAKGDLVFVVDILGAK; encoded by the coding sequence GTGCGCCGACTACTAGCAATCCTTCTTCCCGGCCTGCTGTTGCTGACCGCCTGCGGCGGTTCAACCGCAGAGCCGGAACCCACCAGCGTTTCCGCCGGTGAGACTGCCAAGTTCGACTCCCTCAAACTGACCGACAACGGGGACAAGAAAGCCCCCGGTGTTGAATTCACCAAGCCGTTGGAAGTGGCAGAGCCCACCATCAAGGTGGTCACCGAGGGCAGCGGCGAAACGGTTAAGGCCAACCAGGTTGCCAACATCTCCATCCTCGCCCTGAACGGCACCGACGGCACTACGCTCGAGGACACATTCCCGGGTGAACCGGAACCGCTTGAGCTGAACGAGGAGCTGAAGACCGGCAGCGAGGTCATCTACAACGCGTTCGTCGGGTCGAAAGTAGGCTCCAGCCTGGCACTGGCCGTGCCCGGCCAGGCCGCGTCAGCCGGAGCCGAAGCCCAGCCCACCCAGCTGCTGGTCATCAAGGTCCTGTCCGCTGAGGATGTTGCACCCGTCCTGGAAAAGCCCGAGGGCGAGACCGTGACCCCACCGGCAGGACTGCCCACAGTTACCGAAAAAGACGGCATCCCCGAAATCAACGTCGAAGGCGTAGCCGCCCCCACGGCCCTGGTCTCCCAGGACCTCATCAAGGGCAAGGGCGCCACCGTCAAGGAATCGGACACCCTCACCGTCAACTACGTAGGCGTGACCCTCGTTGGCGGCACCAAGTTCGATTCGAGTTTCGAACGCGGCGAACCCGCAAGCTTCCCGCTCACCGGCGTCATCAAGGGCTGGACCCAGGGCCTTGCCGGCAAAACGGTTGGTTCCCGCGTCCTCCTGGTCATCCCGAAGGACCTTGCCTACGGCGACGCCGGACAGGGCGAGGCCAAGGGGGATCTCGTCTTCGTAGTGGACATCCTCGGGGCGAAGTAG
- a CDS encoding FKBP-type peptidyl-prolyl cis-trans isomerase, giving the protein MSFGQRDFDRQKPEIDFPEGDVPTELVITDLIEGDGREAKAGDTVSTHYVGVAWSTGEEFDASWGRGAPLDFRVGVGQVIQGWDQGLLGMKVGGRRRLEIPSELAYGSRGAGGAIAPNEALIFVVDLVGVR; this is encoded by the coding sequence ATGTCATTTGGCCAGCGTGATTTCGACCGCCAGAAGCCCGAGATCGACTTTCCCGAAGGCGATGTCCCAACGGAACTGGTCATCACCGACCTCATTGAGGGCGACGGGCGGGAAGCCAAGGCGGGCGACACCGTATCCACCCACTACGTGGGCGTTGCCTGGTCAACAGGTGAAGAGTTCGACGCATCCTGGGGCCGCGGCGCACCGCTCGACTTCCGCGTAGGCGTCGGCCAGGTCATCCAGGGCTGGGACCAGGGCCTGCTTGGCATGAAGGTGGGCGGCCGCCGTCGCCTGGAGATCCCCTCCGAGCTGGCGTACGGCTCACGCGGCGCCGGCGGAGCCATCGCTCCGAATGAAGCCCTGATCTTCGTAGTGGACCTCGTTGGGGTGCGCTGA
- a CDS encoding helix-turn-helix transcriptional regulator produces the protein MSVSRTERLLNLLIALLNTRYGLRRSELREKVYHDQSGNDVAFGRMFERDKNDLRQFGFEVETLTDMGWSEDDPATTRYRIGKESNRLPDVQLGPEEWTVLLLASQLWERAALGTSAQSALRKLKASGRMADVGLPAGVQPRIKPAGQAFDDLVAAMHSRHPVTFAYLAGTTGKEELRTVEPWGLGSRFGQWYLMGHDRARNATRHFRLSRITSAVTTLDKELYTPPADFNVRQELARLPELPLRTAIVDVREGRLLALRRRSSEAGNADGAPVAGYERLALQFRDPESLAEELASYGPDARAVSPAGLAKAVRRRLRAAADFSAAPAPSYRFSEARARSVRKRTSEDQLKRMLQLVPFLVHNQGLHIQDVADHFGVSRKELEDDLQILICSGLPEGYPDDLLDIQWDDDHVYITQDLDLTKPVRFTVEEACALLTGLETLNGLPEVAEGGALESVTLKLLAAAGEEGLRAASLAGPEVAPADAATHAAVRQAIESRSQLRLAYLSPQRDAVSERDVDPLRLYSLDNTWYFEAYCHAVGGLRNFRLDRVQELYPNGAPIPAGITPAEGVPAKLFTANDDDTTVTVQLTRQGRGLADDYYAERTAELPDGGLVADIRFGNTAWLPMFVAQHGGSARILAPAELAEAARSWLAASLAMYGG, from the coding sequence GTGTCCGTATCCCGTACTGAACGTCTCCTCAACCTGCTCATCGCGCTCCTGAACACCCGGTACGGCCTGCGCCGCAGTGAGCTGCGCGAAAAGGTCTACCACGACCAGTCAGGAAACGACGTTGCCTTCGGGCGCATGTTCGAACGGGACAAGAACGACCTCCGCCAATTCGGCTTCGAGGTGGAGACACTGACGGACATGGGATGGAGCGAGGACGATCCTGCCACCACCCGCTACCGGATCGGCAAGGAATCAAACCGCCTTCCTGATGTCCAGCTGGGTCCCGAGGAATGGACGGTGCTCCTCCTTGCCTCCCAGCTGTGGGAACGCGCCGCCCTGGGCACCTCTGCCCAAAGCGCCCTCCGGAAGCTCAAGGCCTCCGGCCGAATGGCCGACGTCGGCCTGCCCGCCGGCGTCCAGCCACGGATCAAACCTGCCGGTCAGGCCTTCGATGACCTGGTCGCCGCGATGCACTCCCGGCACCCCGTCACATTCGCATACCTTGCGGGTACCACCGGCAAGGAGGAACTGCGGACGGTGGAACCGTGGGGCCTGGGCAGCCGGTTTGGCCAGTGGTACCTGATGGGCCACGACCGGGCGCGGAATGCCACCCGGCACTTCCGGCTCTCCCGCATTACCAGTGCGGTGACAACCCTGGACAAAGAGCTCTACACTCCGCCCGCGGACTTCAATGTGCGGCAGGAACTGGCCCGCCTCCCGGAACTTCCGCTGCGCACCGCGATCGTGGACGTCAGGGAAGGACGCCTGCTGGCACTGCGCCGGAGGAGCTCTGAGGCAGGCAACGCCGACGGCGCGCCCGTGGCGGGCTATGAGCGGTTAGCCCTGCAATTCAGGGACCCCGAGAGCCTGGCCGAGGAACTCGCCTCCTACGGCCCGGATGCGCGGGCAGTGTCACCCGCCGGGCTCGCCAAAGCCGTCCGCCGGAGGCTGCGCGCCGCCGCGGATTTTAGCGCGGCACCTGCGCCCTCCTACCGCTTCAGCGAGGCTCGCGCCAGAAGTGTCCGTAAACGCACTTCCGAGGACCAGCTTAAGCGCATGCTCCAACTGGTGCCCTTCCTGGTGCACAACCAGGGCCTGCACATCCAGGACGTCGCCGATCACTTCGGCGTCAGCAGGAAGGAGCTGGAGGACGACCTGCAGATTCTGATCTGCTCCGGGCTTCCCGAGGGATACCCCGATGATCTTCTGGACATCCAGTGGGACGACGACCACGTGTACATCACCCAGGACCTGGACCTGACGAAACCGGTCCGTTTCACTGTGGAGGAGGCCTGCGCCCTCCTGACCGGATTGGAGACACTGAACGGGCTGCCGGAAGTAGCCGAGGGCGGCGCCCTGGAATCGGTGACGCTAAAACTCCTGGCGGCAGCCGGTGAAGAAGGGCTCAGGGCGGCTTCCCTTGCCGGGCCCGAGGTCGCACCGGCAGATGCCGCCACTCACGCCGCAGTGCGGCAGGCGATCGAGTCCCGCTCCCAGCTGCGGCTGGCGTACCTGTCGCCCCAGCGCGACGCCGTATCCGAACGCGATGTCGACCCGCTCCGGCTCTATTCCCTGGACAACACCTGGTACTTCGAGGCCTACTGCCACGCAGTCGGCGGGCTGCGGAATTTTCGCCTGGACAGGGTCCAGGAGCTGTACCCGAACGGTGCTCCCATTCCCGCCGGCATCACGCCGGCGGAAGGGGTGCCTGCAAAGCTTTTCACCGCCAACGACGACGACACCACCGTAACCGTCCAGCTCACCCGGCAGGGGAGGGGACTGGCAGACGACTATTACGCGGAACGTACGGCGGAACTGCCCGACGGCGGGCTGGTGGCGGACATCCGCTTCGGCAACACCGCATGGCTGCCTATGTTCGTGGCACAGCACGGCGGTTCTGCCCGGATTCTTGCTCCTGCGGAGCTGGCGGAGGCGGCCCGCAGCTGGCTGGCGGCATCCCTGGCCATGTACGGCGGCTAG
- the tatA gene encoding Sec-independent protein translocase subunit TatA, translating to MGRLFDGPWPIVIIIVVALLLFAAPKLPAMARSLGQSMRIIKSEVKEMKNDGKTDSTDASGPVEGTIVNHPKAKPGEPTDGTDVPPSNRA from the coding sequence GTGGGAAGACTCTTTGATGGCCCTTGGCCCATCGTAATTATCATCGTTGTTGCTTTGCTCCTTTTTGCCGCGCCCAAACTTCCGGCCATGGCCCGCAGCCTTGGCCAGTCCATGCGGATCATCAAGTCCGAAGTCAAGGAAATGAAGAACGACGGCAAGACCGATTCCACTGACGCTTCAGGCCCGGTGGAAGGCACCATCGTCAACCACCCCAAGGCGAAGCCCGGTGAGCCGACAGACGGCACTGACGTTCCGCCGTCGAACCGCGCCTGA
- the tatC gene encoding twin-arginine translocase subunit TatC translates to MALWDHLKELKNRLIKSAIGVVIGGIGGWILYDPLLKALAEPVNRISEQTGGLSAINFGSIASPFDFKLQMSLLIGVVISSPIWIYQLWAFITPGLTSKERRYTLGYMAAAVPLFLAGIWAGWLVVPQVVHALTQFTPEGSSSVIDARTYIEFVTRMVLVLGLAFLVPVVLVGINMAGIISGGTILKAWRITVFLVFVLAAIAAPGADAISMFMLAGPLLVLFFAAIGICLMNDKRRERRTAKRAAETEATADIATPGSELKNL, encoded by the coding sequence ATGGCTCTTTGGGACCACCTCAAAGAGCTTAAAAACCGGCTGATAAAGTCGGCGATCGGCGTCGTCATTGGCGGCATCGGGGGCTGGATACTTTACGATCCGCTGCTGAAGGCCCTTGCCGAGCCGGTCAACCGCATCTCCGAGCAGACCGGCGGGCTCTCGGCCATTAACTTCGGAAGCATTGCGTCTCCGTTCGATTTCAAGCTGCAAATGTCACTCCTCATCGGCGTGGTCATTTCCAGCCCCATCTGGATCTACCAGCTCTGGGCCTTTATCACGCCCGGCCTGACCTCCAAGGAGCGCCGGTACACGCTGGGGTACATGGCGGCGGCCGTTCCGTTGTTCCTGGCCGGCATCTGGGCCGGCTGGCTGGTTGTGCCGCAGGTGGTGCACGCCCTGACGCAGTTCACCCCGGAGGGGTCCTCCAGCGTTATCGATGCCCGCACCTACATCGAGTTCGTGACCCGCATGGTCCTGGTCCTGGGCCTGGCTTTCCTGGTTCCCGTGGTGCTGGTGGGCATCAACATGGCGGGCATCATCTCCGGCGGTACTATCCTCAAGGCCTGGCGCATCACAGTGTTCCTCGTGTTCGTCCTCGCTGCCATCGCCGCTCCCGGAGCAGATGCCATCTCGATGTTCATGCTTGCAGGTCCGCTGCTGGTGCTTTTCTTTGCCGCGATCGGCATCTGCCTGATGAACGACAAGCGCCGCGAACGCAGGACAGCCAAGCGGGCAGCTGAAACCGAGGCCACAGCGGATATCGCCACCCCCGGCAGTGAGCTCAAGAACCTCTGA
- a CDS encoding DEAD/DEAH box helicase, translated as MSSNTGPSSIGPFPAGPTDTEELSPAERYRASAERRAEAATYLGAFVRTLDFELDDFQRQSCRSLQEGRGVLVAAPTGAGKTIVGEFAIYLALQRGLKAFYTTPIKALSNQKFTELSEKYGAANVGLLTGDTSINGDAPVVVMTTEVLRNMLYADSATLDDLGYVVMDEVHYLADRFRGAVWEEVIIHLPSEVQVVSLSATVSNAEEFGAWLDTVRGDTDIIVSEHRPVPLWQHVMVGRQIMDLFAGETTFDEIAPPVDEGETQPVSSKDSAKGRGFDVNPDLLKVARSEIQQGFRSRQGGPGGRGQRGRRGNDRPGRGGDERGVRPASRPQVIASLDRMDLLPAITFIFSRAGCDAAVAQCVGSGLWLTTEKEQRIIAQRVDEAGQDIPPDDLDILGFWTWRDGLIRGFAAHHAGMLPTFKEVVEKLFADGLVKAVFATETLALGVNMPARSVVLEKLDKFNGEAHVDITAGEYTQLTGRAGRRGIDVEGHAVVLWQPGTDPTAVAGLASRRTYPLNSSFRPTYNMSINLLAQFGRARAREILESSFAQFQADRSVVGLAKQVRSREESLAGYAKSMTCHLGDFTEYARLRRELSDAENAGSRTKSRVRKSLSDDSLARLLPGDVVNVPGGRAPGPAIVLSSDHTSREPRPAVLTLDNQLRRIGTDDLEGPIAPVTRIRIPKSFNAKVPKSRRDLASSARNALRENRSPAPGTNRNHDFGLATALPNQEKRIADLRRALRAHPCHGCSEREDHARWSERWWKLRRETDGLVRQIQGRTNTIAKTFDRVCDVLTAYGYLEPAADGRLGISPDGQRLRRIYGEKDLLISQSLRLGAFDDLDAVEVAALASVLVYQAKREDRGLRPRMPSISLETSVDIVIREWSALEDVEEENKLPLTGEPELGLVWPIYKWARGRHLQDVLSGTDLAAGDFVRWVKQVVDLLDQLAKIPGLEPRLARLCAEAISLIRRGVVAYSSVL; from the coding sequence ATGTCCTCCAACACCGGGCCTTCTTCCATTGGACCGTTTCCTGCCGGGCCCACCGACACTGAAGAGCTCTCTCCTGCCGAGCGGTACCGTGCCAGCGCCGAGCGCAGGGCCGAAGCGGCAACGTACCTCGGAGCCTTCGTCCGGACCCTCGACTTCGAACTGGACGACTTCCAGCGGCAGTCATGCCGCTCCCTCCAGGAGGGCAGGGGAGTGCTGGTGGCGGCACCCACAGGCGCCGGCAAGACCATCGTCGGTGAATTCGCCATCTACCTGGCGCTTCAGCGCGGCCTGAAGGCTTTTTACACAACCCCCATCAAAGCTTTGAGCAACCAGAAGTTCACAGAACTCTCTGAGAAATACGGGGCTGCGAATGTTGGCCTGCTCACCGGCGACACCAGCATCAACGGTGATGCCCCCGTCGTCGTCATGACCACGGAAGTCCTGCGGAACATGCTGTACGCGGATTCGGCAACGCTGGACGACCTCGGCTACGTGGTGATGGACGAGGTGCATTACCTGGCCGACAGGTTCCGGGGCGCGGTCTGGGAGGAAGTGATCATCCACCTCCCCAGCGAGGTGCAGGTGGTCTCACTCAGCGCCACGGTCTCGAACGCCGAGGAGTTCGGAGCGTGGCTGGACACCGTCCGCGGTGATACCGACATCATCGTCTCCGAGCACCGGCCGGTACCTCTCTGGCAGCACGTGATGGTTGGCCGCCAGATCATGGACTTGTTCGCCGGCGAAACCACTTTCGACGAAATCGCTCCGCCGGTGGACGAGGGGGAGACGCAGCCGGTTTCGTCGAAGGACAGCGCGAAGGGCCGCGGCTTCGACGTCAATCCCGACCTCCTCAAGGTAGCGCGCAGCGAGATCCAGCAGGGTTTCCGCAGCCGCCAGGGGGGACCCGGCGGACGCGGCCAGCGCGGGCGGCGCGGCAACGACCGTCCTGGCCGGGGCGGGGACGAGCGTGGAGTGCGTCCCGCCAGCCGTCCCCAGGTCATCGCAAGCCTGGACCGGATGGACCTGCTCCCTGCCATTACCTTCATTTTCTCAAGGGCCGGCTGTGACGCCGCCGTAGCACAGTGCGTCGGCTCCGGGCTGTGGCTTACCACCGAGAAGGAACAGCGGATCATCGCCCAGCGCGTTGACGAAGCCGGCCAGGACATCCCGCCGGACGACCTCGACATCCTGGGCTTCTGGACTTGGCGTGACGGACTGATCCGGGGCTTCGCCGCCCACCATGCGGGCATGCTGCCCACTTTCAAGGAGGTGGTGGAGAAGCTTTTCGCGGACGGCCTGGTCAAAGCCGTTTTCGCCACGGAGACCCTGGCCCTGGGCGTCAACATGCCTGCCCGGTCCGTGGTGCTGGAAAAACTGGACAAGTTCAACGGTGAAGCCCATGTGGACATCACCGCCGGTGAGTACACCCAGCTGACCGGCCGTGCAGGCCGCCGAGGCATCGACGTCGAAGGCCATGCCGTGGTGCTGTGGCAGCCAGGAACGGATCCGACGGCGGTCGCCGGCCTGGCGTCCCGGCGCACGTACCCCTTGAACTCAAGCTTCCGGCCCACATACAACATGAGCATCAACCTCCTGGCCCAGTTCGGCCGCGCCAGGGCCCGCGAAATCCTTGAGTCTTCCTTTGCCCAGTTCCAGGCTGACCGTTCCGTGGTGGGGCTTGCCAAGCAGGTGCGCAGCCGGGAGGAGTCGCTGGCGGGTTATGCCAAGTCGATGACCTGCCACCTGGGCGATTTTACCGAGTATGCCCGGCTGCGGAGGGAACTCTCCGACGCCGAAAACGCCGGTTCGCGCACCAAGTCCCGCGTCAGGAAATCGCTGAGTGACGATTCCCTGGCCCGCCTGCTGCCGGGCGATGTGGTGAATGTTCCCGGGGGCAGGGCGCCCGGCCCGGCAATTGTGCTCAGTTCGGACCACACCAGCCGCGAGCCCCGGCCTGCGGTCCTGACGCTGGACAATCAACTGAGGAGAATCGGCACCGATGACTTGGAAGGCCCCATTGCGCCGGTGACGCGCATTCGCATTCCCAAGTCCTTCAACGCCAAAGTGCCCAAATCCCGCCGTGATCTCGCGTCCTCGGCCCGGAACGCGCTGCGGGAAAACCGTTCGCCCGCCCCGGGCACCAACCGCAACCATGATTTCGGCCTTGCAACGGCCCTGCCCAACCAGGAAAAACGCATCGCCGACCTCCGCCGCGCCCTCCGGGCCCACCCGTGCCACGGCTGCAGCGAACGGGAGGACCACGCCCGCTGGTCCGAACGCTGGTGGAAGCTGCGGCGGGAAACCGACGGGCTGGTGCGCCAGATCCAGGGCCGGACCAACACAATCGCCAAGACCTTCGACCGTGTGTGCGACGTCCTGACCGCCTACGGGTATCTGGAGCCGGCTGCCGACGGCCGGCTGGGCATCAGCCCCGATGGCCAGCGGCTGCGGCGGATCTACGGGGAGAAGGACCTCCTCATTTCCCAGTCCCTGCGGCTGGGCGCGTTCGATGACTTGGATGCCGTGGAAGTTGCCGCCCTGGCCAGCGTGCTGGTGTACCAGGCAAAGCGGGAAGACCGGGGACTCCGGCCGCGGATGCCCAGTATTTCCCTGGAGACGTCGGTTGATATCGTCATCCGCGAATGGTCTGCCCTGGAGGACGTGGAAGAGGAGAACAAGCTTCCGCTGACCGGCGAACCCGAACTGGGGCTCGTCTGGCCGATCTACAAGTGGGCCCGCGGCCGCCACCTGCAGGACGTCCTGAGCGGCACGGACCTGGCAGCGGGCGACTTTGTCCGGTGGGTGAAGCAGGTTGTCGACCTCCTCGACCAGCTCGCCAAGATTCCCGGCCTGGAACCCCGCCTTGCCCGGCTCTGCGCCGAAGCAATCTCGTTGATCCGCCGTGGCGTCGTGGCCTACTCTTCCGTACTCTGA
- a CDS encoding amidohydrolase, giving the protein MSQPEPLPAARAKTVLYRNGSVYSAADPFATAMVVDGGTVAWVGSEQAASSIADSSMEIIDLRGALVAPGFVDSHLHLTETGIALDSLQLGGIRSAKELLDAVACVPGKGPVLGHGWDETTWTDDTLPTADELERASAGRHVYLSRVDVHSALVSESLAHAAGVRELDGFDGGARVRRAAHTAARQATRRLPHDELRRHQGRALAEAAANGYVAVAEMGAPHIGGVEDLRLAAGWNNGGPESAGVPEVLPYWGELASSEEHARRLLDQFGFGVRGLAGDLNIDGSIGSRTAALRSGYADAPGEHGNLYLSVGEAAAHLAACSLAGVQGGFHVIGDAGLDTALAALELAAREVGEQRVRAAGHRFEHVEMVDAAAVGTLARYAVTVSAQPAFDAAWGGPGGLYEQRLGERSRSMNPFARLYAAGVPVCFGSDSPVTALRPWSSVRACLEHHNQDERISARAAFLGHTRAGWRAAKYSDPMAGQLVPGAPASFAVWEVEELMVQVADGRVQSWSTDPRARTPLLPALDTGSDPVCLQTVRNGVELFASPALRS; this is encoded by the coding sequence ATGTCCCAGCCTGAACCGCTGCCCGCTGCCCGAGCCAAGACTGTCCTCTACCGGAACGGGTCCGTCTACAGCGCGGCAGACCCTTTTGCCACGGCCATGGTGGTTGACGGCGGCACGGTTGCCTGGGTGGGATCCGAACAGGCGGCCTCGTCCATCGCTGACAGTTCAATGGAGATCATCGATCTTCGGGGTGCCCTGGTGGCGCCGGGTTTCGTGGACTCGCACCTCCACCTGACCGAGACCGGCATCGCGCTGGACTCACTGCAGCTGGGCGGAATCCGTTCAGCCAAGGAACTGCTGGACGCCGTAGCCTGCGTACCCGGCAAAGGACCTGTCCTGGGCCACGGCTGGGATGAGACCACCTGGACGGATGACACCCTGCCCACCGCCGATGAACTGGAACGGGCGTCCGCGGGGCGCCACGTGTACCTCTCCCGGGTGGACGTGCATTCCGCGCTGGTATCCGAGTCCCTGGCCCACGCGGCGGGCGTCCGGGAGCTGGATGGGTTCGACGGCGGGGCGAGGGTCCGCCGGGCAGCGCACACGGCCGCCCGCCAGGCTACCCGCCGGCTGCCGCACGACGAGTTGCGGCGCCATCAGGGCCGTGCATTGGCCGAAGCGGCGGCAAACGGTTACGTGGCAGTCGCGGAAATGGGCGCACCGCACATCGGCGGAGTGGAGGACCTCCGGCTTGCCGCCGGATGGAACAATGGTGGCCCGGAAAGTGCCGGAGTTCCTGAAGTCCTTCCCTACTGGGGGGAACTGGCGTCCTCCGAAGAACATGCCCGCAGGCTCCTGGACCAGTTTGGCTTTGGCGTGCGGGGGCTGGCCGGCGACCTCAACATCGACGGCTCCATCGGGTCACGGACGGCGGCACTAAGGTCCGGGTACGCGGACGCGCCGGGCGAGCACGGGAACCTGTACCTGAGTGTTGGTGAAGCTGCAGCCCACCTCGCTGCGTGCTCGCTTGCAGGGGTCCAGGGCGGGTTCCATGTCATTGGGGACGCCGGGCTGGACACTGCCTTGGCCGCCCTCGAGCTGGCAGCCCGTGAGGTGGGTGAGCAGCGGGTGCGCGCCGCCGGCCACCGCTTCGAACACGTGGAGATGGTGGATGCCGCCGCCGTCGGAACCTTGGCCCGGTACGCGGTAACGGTCAGCGCCCAGCCAGCGTTCGACGCTGCCTGGGGCGGCCCCGGAGGGCTGTACGAACAGAGGCTGGGGGAGCGGAGCCGGTCCATGAACCCCTTTGCCAGGCTCTACGCCGCCGGGGTTCCCGTGTGCTTCGGCAGCGACAGCCCCGTGACGGCCCTGCGGCCATGGTCCAGCGTCCGCGCCTGCCTGGAGCACCACAACCAGGATGAGCGGATCTCAGCCCGCGCAGCGTTCCTGGGCCACACCCGTGCAGGCTGGCGGGCGGCCAAATATTCCGACCCCATGGCAGGACAGCTTGTGCCGGGAGCTCCTGCGAGTTTCGCCGTTTGGGAGGTCGAGGAACTCATGGTCCAGGTGGCCGACGGCCGGGTCCAGTCCTGGAGCACCGACCCGAGGGCGCGGACACCGCTGCTGCCTGCCCTGGACACCGGCAGCGACCCCGTGTGCCTGCAGACGGTCCGGAACGGCGTCGAACTTTTCGCAAGTCCTGCGCTCCGGTCCTGA
- a CDS encoding polyprenol monophosphomannose synthase, translating to MRVLTIIPTYNELESLPKTLQRLRAAVPASDVLVVDDNSPDGTGQLADRFAAEDSQVHVLHRKGKEGLGAAYIAGFRWGLDAGYDVLVEMDADGSHQPEQLPQLLEAVEQGADLAMGSRWVPGGSVVNWPLYRQAISRVGSTYARLMLGLKIKDVTGGYRAFRRTTLEKLNLDQVDSVGYGFQVDLAFRVARMGLRIEERPITFVERELGASKMSGNIVLEAMVNVTKWGLQARWHTLTGKKAPAQQP from the coding sequence GTGCGCGTCCTCACGATCATTCCCACCTACAACGAGCTGGAATCGCTGCCCAAGACCCTGCAGCGGCTTCGCGCGGCGGTCCCTGCGTCGGACGTGTTGGTGGTGGATGACAACAGCCCGGACGGCACCGGCCAGCTCGCGGACCGTTTCGCTGCCGAGGACTCCCAGGTGCACGTCCTGCACCGAAAGGGCAAGGAAGGCTTGGGCGCCGCGTACATTGCCGGCTTCCGGTGGGGCCTGGACGCCGGATATGACGTCCTGGTTGAAATGGACGCTGACGGTTCCCATCAGCCCGAGCAGCTTCCCCAGCTGCTGGAAGCCGTTGAGCAGGGCGCGGACCTTGCCATGGGCTCCCGGTGGGTACCCGGCGGCAGCGTCGTCAACTGGCCCCTCTACCGGCAGGCGATTTCCAGGGTAGGCAGCACCTATGCCCGCCTCATGCTGGGGTTGAAGATCAAGGACGTCACGGGCGGCTACCGCGCGTTCCGCAGGACAACGCTGGAAAAGCTCAACCTGGACCAGGTGGACTCGGTTGGCTACGGCTTCCAGGTGGACCTCGCGTTCCGCGTGGCCCGCATGGGGCTCCGCATCGAGGAACGGCCCATCACTTTCGTCGAGCGGGAGCTCGGAGCCTCCAAGATGAGCGGCAACATCGTGCTCGAGGCCATGGTCAATGTCACCAAGTGGGGCCTGCAGGCCCGCTGGCACACCCTGACCGGCAAGAAGGCACCGGCGCAGCAGCCCTAA
- a CDS encoding RNA polymerase-binding protein RbpA: MSDRSLRGMRLGAQSMETESGVEPAPRQRVEYRCEDGEQVFVTFSSEAEIPPVWVSKTGKEALLVDGERPDTSNDKAVRTHWDMLLERRSLPELEQILEDRLTILRERRGERRSA, from the coding sequence ATGAGCGATCGCAGCCTGCGGGGCATGCGCCTTGGCGCGCAGAGCATGGAGACCGAGTCCGGAGTCGAGCCGGCTCCGCGCCAGCGCGTCGAGTACCGGTGCGAAGACGGTGAGCAGGTCTTCGTTACGTTCTCCTCAGAAGCGGAAATTCCCCCGGTGTGGGTTTCCAAGACCGGCAAGGAAGCCCTCCTGGTTGATGGCGAACGCCCCGACACCAGCAACGACAAAGCGGTGCGTACCCACTGGGACATGCTCCTGGAGCGCCGCTCACTCCCCGAACTGGAGCAGATCCTCGAAGACCGGCTGACCATCCTGCGCGAACGCCGCGGAGAACGGCGCTCCGCCTAG